One part of the Candidatus Zixiibacteriota bacterium genome encodes these proteins:
- a CDS encoding PorV/PorQ family protein — translation MKLAKYSFIVLAVFTAVNVSAQQQTKVGSAGAQFLKIGVGSRYQAMGEAAVAQANDIYALYWNPAGLASLENGAVSFTNVNWVADLDLNYVAIAKNFEDAGVFGVSAMVLSGADQEITTFEAQTGTGQMYSTTSYAVGLTFARQLTAKFAFGATAKYVGEKIHLVRSSGIAFDFGTMLYTGFKTLRMGMSITNMGPQLQFSGPTLTVPVGNVDASLKTTPYSLPLAFKVGLAYDIVLGSKAMASVSAELKHPDDNLQQGAVGTEIGFDDKFFLRAGYKINYEEEALSLGGGLITKVTTDTKLAIDYSWQDFGRLESAQKFSIGFIF, via the coding sequence GTGAAGCTGGCAAAATATTCGTTTATTGTACTGGCGGTTTTTACTGCCGTAAACGTATCCGCTCAACAACAAACCAAAGTTGGATCCGCGGGTGCGCAATTTCTTAAGATCGGTGTCGGTTCGCGCTATCAGGCGATGGGCGAAGCCGCAGTTGCACAGGCAAATGATATTTATGCCCTGTATTGGAACCCAGCCGGGCTGGCTTCGCTCGAAAACGGCGCTGTCAGTTTCACAAATGTAAACTGGGTCGCAGACCTCGATCTTAACTATGTCGCGATCGCAAAGAATTTCGAGGATGCGGGCGTTTTTGGAGTGTCAGCGATGGTACTTTCCGGGGCGGATCAGGAAATTACAACCTTCGAAGCCCAAACCGGCACCGGACAGATGTACTCCACGACCTCGTACGCTGTCGGGCTTACTTTCGCCCGGCAGTTGACCGCTAAGTTTGCCTTCGGAGCGACCGCCAAATATGTAGGGGAGAAAATCCATCTGGTGCGCTCAAGCGGCATTGCCTTTGATTTTGGGACAATGCTCTATACCGGATTCAAAACGCTCAGAATGGGCATGAGCATCACCAACATGGGACCTCAACTTCAGTTCAGCGGACCCACCCTAACCGTTCCGGTTGGGAACGTCGATGCCTCGCTCAAGACGACCCCGTACAGCCTTCCTCTGGCTTTCAAAGTCGGCCTGGCTTATGATATCGTTCTGGGTTCAAAAGCGATGGCATCCGTGTCGGCGGAACTGAAGCATCCCGATGATAACCTTCAGCAGGGCGCAGTCGGTACTGAGATAGGATTTGATGATAAATTCTTCCTTCGCGCCGGATACAAAATAAATTATGAGGAAGAGGCGCTTTCCCTCGGAGGCGGTCTTATCACCAAAGTTACTACTGATACAAAGCTGGCAATTGATTATTCGTGGCAGGATTTTGGCCGGTTGGAATCGGCGCAAAAATTCTCGATTGGCTTCATTTTTTAG
- the sthA gene encoding Si-specific NAD(P)(+) transhydrogenase, which translates to MSVTDFDLVVIGSGPAGEKAAIEASKMRKSTAIIESQSVQGGVCLHTGTIPSKTLRETVMYVAGLRQRSVYGLVGGVRSDVSIKELMYRKDQVIQQELDVIQQNMSRHRIEVVHGVGVITDPHTVIVSDSDATNRIIRAEAIIISTGTRSHRLEGVCFDNQYIYDAETILGLDVIPRTMTIVGGGVIGCEYASIFSHLGIKVTIVDQRKRLLSFLDNEISEALTYLMRKYGVTLVMGESISEIKVEDDHVVTLTKTGRRIVSERLLYAAGRRGNTDNLGLESVGLEADERGIIKVDEKYRTNVPSIYAVGDVIGFPSLASVSMDQGRLAAIHCFKQENISCLNTLMPYGIYTIPAVSMVGETEEGLAAAGQDYEIGVARYYELARGQIINDHDGLLKLIFDRNSKRILGVHIIGDGATELVHIGQAVMTHGGTLDYFIDTVFNYPTLAEAYKVAALDGFSRLQ; encoded by the coding sequence GTGTCTGTAACAGATTTTGATCTTGTAGTTATCGGCTCCGGCCCGGCCGGGGAGAAAGCCGCAATTGAGGCATCGAAGATGCGCAAATCTACAGCCATCATCGAGAGCCAGAGCGTGCAGGGAGGCGTGTGTCTGCATACTGGAACTATCCCGTCGAAAACTCTGCGTGAGACAGTCATGTATGTCGCAGGACTTCGTCAGCGCTCTGTCTATGGACTTGTGGGTGGCGTCCGCTCGGATGTCAGCATCAAGGAACTGATGTACCGCAAAGACCAAGTTATACAACAGGAGCTCGATGTTATTCAGCAGAACATGTCCCGCCATCGAATTGAGGTAGTACATGGAGTGGGCGTGATAACCGACCCGCATACCGTCATTGTGTCTGACAGCGACGCCACAAATCGTATAATTCGGGCCGAGGCCATAATAATTTCAACCGGCACACGGTCGCATAGGCTTGAAGGAGTCTGTTTTGATAATCAATACATCTATGATGCGGAGACAATCCTTGGGCTTGATGTAATCCCGCGGACAATGACCATTGTCGGCGGGGGGGTCATCGGGTGCGAGTATGCCTCAATATTCTCGCATCTGGGAATAAAAGTGACCATAGTCGATCAGCGCAAAAGACTTCTCTCGTTTCTTGACAATGAAATCTCCGAAGCTCTAACCTATCTCATGCGCAAATACGGCGTCACATTGGTAATGGGAGAATCTATCTCCGAAATAAAAGTCGAAGACGATCATGTTGTCACGCTCACCAAAACAGGCCGCCGGATCGTATCCGAACGACTGCTCTATGCCGCCGGCCGCCGAGGCAACACGGATAATCTTGGCCTTGAATCGGTTGGCCTTGAAGCGGACGAAAGAGGCATCATAAAAGTAGATGAAAAATATCGGACAAATGTCCCGAGTATTTATGCCGTCGGCGATGTCATAGGTTTTCCTTCGCTGGCGTCGGTGTCGATGGATCAAGGCCGACTTGCGGCCATTCACTGTTTTAAGCAGGAGAACATTTCTTGCCTCAATACGCTCATGCCCTACGGAATCTACACCATCCCCGCAGTCAGCATGGTCGGAGAAACCGAGGAAGGGCTTGCCGCCGCTGGACAGGATTATGAGATCGGCGTCGCGCGTTATTATGAATTGGCTCGTGGGCAGATAATCAATGACCATGATGGCCTGCTCAAGCTTATCTTTGACCGTAATTCCAAGCGAATCCTGGGAGTGCACATAATCGGGGATGGCGCAACAGAGCTGGTCCATATTGGCCAGGCCGTGATGACTCATGGCGGGACGCTGGATTATTTTATCGACACCGTTTTCAATTATCCGACTCTGGCTGAAGCGTATAAAGTCGCCGCGCTTGACGGTTTCTCGCGTCTGCAATAA
- a CDS encoding tetratricopeptide repeat protein: MTHDHNGVNHTLYYLLAAIILSYVFLQFMGKTLFPESWAFNFFSYLPAWYKIFWPVAIIGVGLLFHSERALAFLFTCPRRITAWMVLLFAVIVFAGYDSFLYGGGNLRVAQIAQTKQLLLNWYEFGSVALVSALFQFHKLFISEDTTAGVWAWKVFSFVNIIAGIIGGLALVRALTTNPARRALLMATLLSGAGAAILFGFMGIETILFSLSFWFAFVSLRLSQKFSSKRLLLLWLIVGLGAFMHISLLYLLPAALYVSLSAPLKQNQKPIAAVLVAGISIPILLFAVYRIAGDSFYLSQFLLFQEGTPPNTDYGIVDARRIRDLAQLLFLLAPLLLPLAIIDRLKAPSRQMRTVTVGSFFMAIGGLTLLLIVNPVNSVVLDLPRVAAFLVPLSILTTLVFSQDEEVKYRGRPLLPLAATASLMLPLAFLPSLLRIDQAEKPVTEYLKANLVWFRVGSLAFRDAYFYRDDFEKANRWQNELPIVSPDFLTFRGCNDLIAHGQYNDALVELYFLIARLPYWTEPRALAAVTQMKIGKFAAARAQMDTCLLLEPNRKDFLTNDYGYYMTTGKFNEAERLIHDMLKVYPTDAILRSDLMSIYLQKEKFDDANSLANEVIAADSLQPMPYYVKGELAERDGRLEEAAAHFRRFLEIAPDHPDAKVISQRLNRIVIELKQ; encoded by the coding sequence ATGACTCATGACCACAATGGTGTCAATCACACGCTCTATTATTTACTTGCAGCTATAATTCTGAGCTATGTCTTTCTCCAGTTCATGGGAAAGACTCTCTTCCCTGAATCCTGGGCGTTCAATTTTTTTAGTTATCTCCCTGCATGGTATAAGATTTTCTGGCCGGTCGCAATTATTGGCGTTGGTCTGCTTTTCCATTCTGAAAGAGCGCTCGCCTTTTTATTTACCTGCCCGAGACGCATAACAGCATGGATGGTTCTGCTTTTTGCTGTCATAGTTTTTGCAGGATATGATTCCTTTCTGTATGGTGGCGGCAACCTGCGTGTGGCGCAAATTGCCCAGACGAAACAACTTTTACTCAATTGGTATGAGTTCGGTTCGGTTGCTCTGGTATCGGCTCTGTTTCAATTTCACAAGCTGTTTATTTCTGAAGACACAACAGCCGGGGTATGGGCATGGAAAGTTTTTTCGTTCGTAAATATTATCGCGGGCATCATCGGGGGGTTAGCGCTCGTGAGAGCGCTTACGACCAATCCTGCGCGACGCGCGCTATTGATGGCAACACTTCTCTCCGGCGCGGGCGCAGCCATTCTTTTTGGCTTCATGGGAATTGAGACGATTCTCTTTTCACTTTCATTTTGGTTTGCATTTGTGTCATTGAGATTATCTCAAAAATTTTCGTCGAAACGCCTTCTGTTGTTGTGGCTGATAGTTGGCTTAGGCGCTTTTATGCATATCAGCCTATTATATTTACTGCCTGCGGCGCTTTATGTGTCCCTTTCGGCGCCACTGAAACAGAATCAAAAGCCGATTGCGGCTGTTCTTGTTGCTGGGATTAGTATTCCGATATTGTTGTTTGCGGTCTATCGGATTGCGGGTGACTCTTTCTATCTCTCACAGTTTCTGCTTTTTCAAGAAGGAACACCACCAAATACGGATTATGGGATTGTTGATGCGAGAAGGATCCGCGACCTTGCCCAGCTTCTATTTTTACTCGCGCCGCTTCTTCTTCCTCTTGCCATAATCGACCGTCTAAAAGCGCCTTCTCGTCAAATGCGAACTGTCACTGTGGGGTCTTTTTTCATGGCAATTGGCGGCTTGACTCTGCTCTTAATTGTAAATCCCGTCAACTCCGTCGTCTTGGATTTGCCGCGTGTGGCGGCTTTTCTGGTCCCCCTTTCGATTTTGACAACGCTTGTATTTTCTCAGGACGAAGAGGTGAAATATCGTGGAAGACCTCTCCTGCCACTGGCGGCAACTGCTTCGCTCATGCTTCCGCTTGCATTTCTGCCGTCCCTGCTAAGAATCGACCAAGCTGAAAAACCGGTCACCGAATATCTCAAAGCTAATCTGGTTTGGTTCAGAGTCGGCTCGCTTGCGTTTAGAGACGCCTATTTTTATCGCGATGATTTTGAAAAGGCAAACCGCTGGCAGAATGAACTACCGATTGTCTCACCGGATTTTCTGACCTTCCGCGGATGCAATGACCTCATTGCTCATGGTCAGTACAATGACGCCCTCGTGGAACTGTACTTCCTCATAGCCCGGCTCCCGTATTGGACAGAGCCAAGAGCGTTGGCCGCGGTAACTCAGATGAAAATTGGCAAGTTTGCCGCAGCACGAGCGCAAATGGATACCTGTTTGTTGCTTGAGCCAAACCGCAAGGATTTCCTGACCAATGACTATGGCTATTACATGACGACAGGTAAATTCAACGAAGCCGAGCGGTTGATTCATGATATGCTTAAAGTATATCCGACCGATGCCATACTTCGCTCTGATTTGATGAGCATCTATCTTCAGAAGGAAAAGTTCGACGATGCAAATTCACTTGCAAACGAGGTAATAGCCGCCGATTCGCTACAGCCTATGCCATATTATGTCAAAGGAGAATTGGCAGAGCGCGATGGCAGACTTGAGGAAGCCGCGGCACATTTTAGGCGCTTTTTGGAGATCGCGCCTGATCATCCTGATGCAAAAGTTATTTCGCAGCGGCTCAATCGGATCGTGATCGAGCTGAAACAGTAG
- the recR gene encoding recombination mediator RecR, translating to MFNSAGSVERLVNWLARLPGVGRKSATRLAFHILKMPTEQALELANLVREVKDKVSVCSICFNITETEPCRICSDPKRRRDLICVVEEAMDATALDKAEGFNGLYHILGGRLSPLDGIGPDDLRIRALLERLAGEVNEVIVATNPNVEGEATATYLARLIKPLGIKVTRIARGLPVGSDLEFADAMTLSRALEGRQEF from the coding sequence ATGTTTAATTCTGCAGGTTCCGTAGAGCGATTGGTTAATTGGCTCGCCCGGCTTCCGGGTGTCGGCAGAAAATCGGCAACCCGGCTTGCCTTTCATATTCTCAAAATGCCTACAGAACAAGCCCTTGAATTGGCGAATTTAGTCCGCGAAGTAAAGGACAAGGTCTCCGTCTGTTCGATTTGCTTTAACATCACTGAGACTGAACCATGCCGCATTTGTAGCGACCCCAAACGGCGCAGAGATCTGATTTGTGTGGTAGAAGAGGCCATGGACGCCACTGCGCTCGATAAGGCCGAAGGCTTTAACGGACTGTATCACATTCTCGGCGGACGCCTCTCCCCACTTGATGGTATCGGCCCAGATGATCTCCGTATCCGCGCTCTGCTTGAGCGGCTTGCGGGCGAGGTCAACGAAGTCATTGTCGCGACTAATCCAAATGTCGAAGGTGAAGCGACCGCGACTTATCTTGCCCGTTTGATAAAACCTTTGGGAATAAAAGTAACCCGGATTGCCCGAGGTTTGCCGGTCGGTTCCGATCTTGAATTTGCCGATGCCATGACTCTTTCACGGGCATTGGAAGGAAGACAAGAGTTTTAA
- a CDS encoding YbaB/EbfC family nucleoid-associated protein: MSKGGLGDMMKQVQKMQAKMAEMQEQLDITQVEGTSGGGMVKVITNGKNDLLSITIDPEVVNKDDVEMLQDLILAAVNQARAKAQELQSEQMSSITGGLNIPGLKLPF; encoded by the coding sequence ATGAGTAAAGGCGGACTTGGAGATATGATGAAGCAGGTGCAGAAGATGCAGGCTAAAATGGCCGAGATGCAAGAACAGCTCGACATCACGCAGGTCGAAGGGACTTCAGGCGGAGGAATGGTCAAAGTCATCACAAATGGCAAGAATGACTTGCTGTCGATAACAATTGATCCGGAAGTAGTCAATAAAGATGACGTAGAAATGCTACAGGATTTGATTTTGGCTGCGGTCAACCAAGCCCGCGCCAAGGCGCAAGAATTGCAATCCGAACAAATGTCCTCAATAACTGGTGGGCTCAACATTCCGGGTTTGAAGCTTCCTTTTTAG
- the dnaX gene encoding DNA polymerase III subunit gamma/tau, which produces MSYLVFARKYRPQLFSDVVAQDHVTKTLKNAIRNNRVGSAYLFCGPRGTGKTTCARILAKAINCAKGDSDEPCGVCPSCVEITSGSSLDVLEIDAASNTGVDDIRTLRENVRYLPTSGKKRIYIIDEVHRLSGSAFDALLKTLEEPPSHVVFMFATTDPLKLPETILSRTQRFDFRRVSVDDLASHLGNIAKQENVTIEPEALRLLARKADGSVRDSLSLLDQIVAFSGNKITGQDVILALGLIDKSFITEFVKTVAAADRRGAILAIKTVVESGIEAKDFLVELLEHFRILLVMKSEADTDSVLSLSQSEVADYKSQVDYFSVGDLLRLIKIGTEAIVDAKSGLDERLVLEIAAVRMADLESTILLADVLDHLKANSSTASVQETSTEGGKSKESGSSPTFFARDIAPVAMPAPMTGDLEKEPMVAPHTRMMNLAQLQAGWEGFLTVLRKSSPMLASQMSMSEPRELNENKVTAVFFATAEASLSLVRKPDNTQVITRALRDHYRTTLSVHFDIDKRREDPREVESRGGQPKINADELLARSAHLRMIIEKVDGEIIGIKKID; this is translated from the coding sequence ATGAGTTATTTAGTTTTTGCCCGGAAATACCGGCCTCAATTGTTTTCCGATGTCGTTGCTCAAGACCATGTTACGAAAACACTTAAGAATGCTATCCGCAATAACCGGGTTGGTTCGGCTTATCTCTTTTGCGGACCCAGAGGCACGGGTAAAACAACCTGCGCGAGGATTTTAGCCAAAGCCATAAACTGCGCCAAAGGGGATTCCGATGAGCCGTGCGGAGTTTGTCCGTCCTGCGTCGAGATTACATCAGGAAGTTCACTCGATGTGCTTGAAATCGATGCCGCATCGAATACGGGTGTGGATGATATTCGGACACTTCGCGAAAATGTCCGCTACCTCCCGACATCGGGCAAAAAACGAATATATATTATAGATGAGGTTCACCGTCTTTCCGGCTCGGCTTTTGATGCCCTGCTTAAGACTCTTGAAGAGCCCCCCTCGCATGTTGTATTCATGTTCGCAACAACAGATCCGCTCAAACTGCCAGAGACAATTCTTTCACGAACTCAACGGTTTGATTTTCGGAGGGTGTCAGTCGATGACCTCGCCTCGCACCTGGGTAATATCGCAAAACAAGAAAATGTCACGATAGAACCCGAGGCGCTTCGGTTGCTTGCCCGCAAAGCCGATGGATCGGTTCGGGATTCGCTTTCACTTTTGGATCAGATAGTTGCTTTTTCCGGCAATAAGATAACCGGGCAGGATGTTATTCTCGCGCTTGGCTTGATAGACAAGAGCTTTATCACAGAATTTGTAAAAACTGTTGCCGCTGCCGACCGACGTGGCGCGATTCTGGCCATCAAAACGGTTGTTGAAAGCGGCATTGAGGCCAAGGACTTCCTTGTGGAGTTGCTTGAGCATTTCCGCATTCTGCTTGTCATGAAAAGCGAGGCCGACACCGATTCAGTTTTGTCTCTCAGTCAGTCAGAAGTCGCCGATTACAAATCGCAGGTGGACTATTTTTCCGTCGGGGATTTGTTACGACTTATAAAAATCGGGACCGAAGCGATTGTAGACGCGAAGAGCGGATTGGATGAGCGGTTAGTGCTTGAGATTGCCGCAGTCCGCATGGCTGACCTTGAATCGACCATCCTCCTCGCCGATGTTCTCGATCATCTTAAGGCGAACAGCTCGACTGCTTCTGTCCAGGAAACAAGTACAGAAGGCGGCAAAAGTAAGGAGTCAGGCTCCTCACCGACTTTTTTCGCCCGGGATATAGCGCCAGTGGCAATGCCGGCTCCAATGACCGGCGACCTTGAGAAAGAGCCTATGGTAGCCCCGCATACCCGTATGATGAACCTCGCTCAATTGCAAGCCGGCTGGGAGGGTTTTTTGACAGTACTCAGGAAATCGAGCCCGATGTTGGCGTCGCAGATGAGCATGTCAGAGCCGCGCGAACTGAATGAAAATAAAGTTACGGCTGTCTTCTTTGCAACGGCCGAAGCGTCACTTTCGCTAGTCCGAAAACCCGATAACACGCAGGTCATAACTCGCGCGCTTCGCGATCATTACCGCACGACGTTATCGGTGCACTTTGACATTGATAAACGGCGCGAGGATCCGCGAGAAGTTGAGAGTCGAGGCGGCCAGCCAAAGATAAACGCCGACGAGCTATTGGCTCGCTCTGCGCATTTGCGAATGATAATTGAAAAAGTTGACGGCGAGATAATCGGTATCAAAAAGATCGATTAA
- a CDS encoding alkaline phosphatase D family protein, which produces MLSVCLNLIVAVNSVTASDVQWLWSGGVSTSEFSVRAKLVTDNVITRIAVSENANLSASLYSTLDTANTAVNNRVVAHTISGLAANTLYYYAIESNGQIDTSKIGVCKTFPSGNASFSFVLGSCSWTGSNSIVFDSLRLREPLFFCHMGDMNYENIASNNQALFRQAFEQVLGAPRQAELYRNIPIAYMWDDHDFGPNNSDSTAPGRLPARLTYQEYVPHYPLVSGTGNVPIYQAFTVGRVRFILCDSRSARSPYLGADNANKTMLGVEQKAWFKQELLKAKDSSALIVWVNTLPWIGLTGDDGWYAYTNERVEIANFIADNGINNICMISGDAHMLAIDDGTNSDYSASGCAAFPVFHAASLDRTPGIKGGPYSEGAVGGTGHFGVMSVTDNGFSIRVDWSGRTILGQELMNYSFTYPADWSQSFCQCCVGAVGNVDCDGGSIVDVADLTRLIDFLFISLSPLCCRDEANIDGGSAGSLDISDLTGLIDHLFISHDALSACQ; this is translated from the coding sequence TTGTTATCGGTTTGTCTCAATCTCATTGTCGCGGTAAATTCGGTTACCGCCAGCGATGTTCAGTGGCTCTGGTCGGGCGGTGTGTCCACTTCGGAATTCTCGGTACGGGCGAAGCTGGTTACTGATAATGTTATAACAAGAATTGCAGTTAGTGAAAATGCAAACCTCTCTGCGTCACTCTATTCAACACTTGATACCGCAAATACTGCTGTAAACAATCGAGTTGTGGCGCATACTATATCCGGTCTGGCGGCCAATACGCTTTACTACTATGCCATTGAAAGCAACGGACAGATCGATACATCGAAAATTGGTGTCTGCAAAACATTTCCATCGGGTAATGCCTCTTTTAGTTTTGTCCTCGGGTCATGCTCGTGGACGGGTTCAAACAGCATTGTCTTTGATTCCCTGAGGTTGCGAGAGCCCCTTTTCTTCTGTCATATGGGGGATATGAATTATGAAAATATTGCATCAAACAATCAAGCTCTATTTCGCCAGGCATTCGAGCAGGTTCTTGGAGCGCCGAGACAGGCCGAGCTTTATCGAAATATTCCTATTGCCTATATGTGGGATGATCATGATTTCGGCCCTAACAATTCGGATTCGACGGCGCCAGGACGATTGCCTGCCCGCCTGACGTATCAGGAATATGTACCGCATTATCCATTAGTCTCCGGAACGGGCAATGTGCCGATTTATCAGGCGTTCACGGTTGGAAGAGTCAGGTTTATTTTGTGCGACTCGCGCTCGGCACGGAGTCCCTACCTTGGCGCAGATAACGCGAATAAAACAATGCTTGGTGTTGAGCAAAAAGCATGGTTCAAGCAGGAACTGCTAAAGGCGAAAGATTCTTCTGCTCTGATTGTCTGGGTAAATACTTTGCCATGGATTGGGCTCACAGGCGACGACGGATGGTACGCGTACACAAATGAAAGGGTCGAAATCGCAAATTTTATTGCCGACAACGGAATCAACAATATCTGCATGATTTCCGGCGATGCACATATGCTTGCGATTGATGATGGAACAAACAGTGATTATTCGGCAAGCGGGTGCGCCGCTTTTCCTGTCTTCCATGCGGCCTCTCTTGACCGGACACCCGGCATCAAGGGCGGTCCTTACAGCGAAGGGGCAGTTGGCGGCACCGGACATTTTGGCGTTATGTCTGTTACTGATAACGGCTTTTCAATTCGGGTCGATTGGAGCGGTCGAACGATCCTCGGACAAGAGTTGATGAATTATTCTTTCACCTATCCAGCGGACTGGAGCCAGTCATTCTGCCAATGCTGTGTTGGCGCTGTCGGAAATGTGGATTGTGACGGGGGATCAATTGTCGATGTCGCGGATTTGACTCGGCTGATTGATTTTCTGTTTATCTCGTTAAGTCCGCTCTGCTGCCGGGATGAGGCCAATATTGATGGGGGCTCGGCAGGTTCCTTGGACATATCTGATTTGACTGGACTAATAGATCACTTGTTTATATCGCATGATGCATTGAGCGCCTGTCAGTAA